One region of Synergistes jonesii genomic DNA includes:
- a CDS encoding DUF2905 domain-containing protein: MNQIGKMLIAAGLLLAALGVCLIAAGKLNIPFGKLPGDITYQKKNLTVFAPFGTMLFVSVILTLILNIFSRWK, from the coding sequence GTGAATCAGATAGGAAAGATGCTCATAGCCGCCGGTCTTTTGCTCGCCGCGCTCGGCGTCTGCCTTATCGCCGCCGGCAAGCTTAACATACCGTTCGGAAAACTGCCCGGAGACATAACCTATCAGAAGAAAAATTTGACGGTCTTCGCGCCCTTCGGCACGATGCTATTTGTAAGCGTCATATTGACGCTGATACTGAATATCTTTTCAAGGTGGAAGTAG